Proteins encoded by one window of Halorubrum ruber:
- a CDS encoding single-stranded-DNA-specific exonuclease RecJ — protein MAVAAPVPDLDDRATDCADRLREAGRVLLASHIDADGITSAAIASTALARAGIDHEVVFEKQLDADSIAGIAAREFDVVLFTDFGSGQLDVIADHEERGDFVPVIADHHQPADRDTRYHLNPLLEGIDGASELSGAGASYLLARALEGPDGDNRDLAGLAVVGAVGDMQNSDGGLVGANESIVADGVDAGVLEARTDLDLYGRQTRPLPKLLEYASDVKIPGISNDEAGAISFLTDLDVDVKRDGEWRRWVDLDGDERRTLASALMRRAVASGVPSERIEALVGTSYTLVDEEPGTELRDVSEFSTLLNATARYERGDVGLAVCLGDRGDALAEARRLLRTHRRNLSEGLQWVKNEGVTHEDNLQWFDAGSRIRETIVGIVAGMAVGSPAVDRSKPVIAFAEESAEELKVSSRGSHALVRRGLDLSAVMREASQAVGGDGGGHDVAAGATIPIDERDAFLAEADRIVGEQLS, from the coding sequence ATGGCAGTCGCCGCCCCAGTTCCCGACCTCGACGACCGCGCGACCGACTGCGCCGACCGGCTGCGCGAGGCCGGCCGGGTGCTGCTCGCGTCGCACATCGACGCCGACGGGATCACGAGCGCCGCGATCGCGTCCACCGCGCTCGCGCGGGCCGGGATCGACCACGAGGTCGTCTTCGAGAAGCAGCTGGACGCCGACTCGATCGCCGGGATCGCGGCCCGCGAGTTCGACGTCGTCCTCTTCACCGACTTCGGCTCCGGCCAGCTCGACGTCATCGCCGACCACGAGGAGCGCGGCGACTTCGTCCCCGTCATTGCCGACCACCACCAGCCCGCCGACCGCGACACACGGTACCACCTCAACCCCCTGCTGGAGGGGATCGACGGGGCGAGCGAGCTCTCCGGCGCCGGCGCAAGCTACCTCCTCGCCCGCGCCTTAGAGGGGCCCGACGGCGACAACCGCGACCTCGCCGGGCTCGCGGTCGTCGGCGCGGTCGGCGACATGCAGAACTCCGACGGCGGGCTCGTCGGCGCCAACGAGTCGATCGTCGCCGACGGCGTCGACGCGGGCGTCCTCGAGGCCCGGACCGATCTCGACCTGTACGGCAGACAGACCCGCCCGCTCCCGAAGCTGTTGGAGTACGCCTCCGACGTGAAGATCCCGGGGATATCGAACGACGAGGCGGGGGCGATCTCCTTCCTCACCGACCTCGACGTCGACGTGAAACGCGACGGAGAGTGGCGGCGCTGGGTCGACCTCGACGGCGACGAGCGGCGGACCCTCGCGTCGGCGCTGATGCGCCGCGCGGTCGCCTCCGGGGTCCCGTCCGAGCGGATCGAGGCGCTCGTCGGCACCTCCTACACGCTGGTCGATGAGGAGCCCGGCACCGAGCTGCGCGACGTCAGCGAGTTCTCCACGCTGCTCAACGCGACCGCCCGCTACGAGCGCGGCGACGTCGGCCTCGCGGTGTGTCTCGGCGACCGCGGCGACGCGCTCGCGGAGGCCCGCCGGCTGCTCCGCACCCACCGGCGGAACCTCTCCGAGGGGCTCCAGTGGGTCAAAAACGAGGGCGTCACCCACGAGGACAACCTCCAGTGGTTCGACGCCGGCTCCCGCATCCGCGAGACGATCGTCGGCATCGTCGCCGGGATGGCGGTCGGCTCCCCGGCAGTCGACCGATCGAAGCCGGTGATCGCCTTCGCCGAGGAGAGCGCCGAGGAGCTGAAGGTGTCCTCGCGCGGGTCGCACGCGCTCGTCCGGCGGGGGCTCGACCTCTCCGCGGTGATGCGCGAGGCGAGCCAGGCGGTCGGCGGCGACGGCGGCGGCCACGACGTGGCCGCGGGCGCGACCATTCCTATCGACGAGCGCGACGCGTTCCTCGCCGAGGCCGACCGGATCGTCGGCGAGCAGCTCTCTTGA
- a CDS encoding molybdopterin-dependent oxidoreductase — MINVTERRETLLAAAAGAAAIAGSYLVAGWTPSFVVRPVDQTVVNLTPGPIVTATIETLGEAGHLLHIALALAVAVGLFGAVAFAGLRLAAHTDRRAVGAAVAGGGSWLLAAGLTGVSTGALGAALPAAAVVGIGWLPSSATPSGGDTDAVRDAPAVVNAVRRRTLGVVAGALGFVAATAVGRRALASEDEPLPDAPRSEGAAARLRELDSASLAVESDGLQGMVTPIGEFYNVDIAEFDPEVTADEWSLTFTGETGSERTIEFDELIDRPVENRAVTLRCVGEDQNGRRIGNAVWTGTPIRPLLESVDPQGDCNCAMLRGEDGYYVQFPVDVLAEGFLVWGMNGKELPTSHGHPVRVLIPGHWGETNVKWLSEIELLNVEDDGYWEERGWEGTGEVTTVAKLWDEGVTELGDGRIELAGHAYAGTPGIERVEVSTDGGDTWTDAELSEALPDADVWRQWRHVFEPDGQHEVVVRAVDGEGTRQTSEASGPVPSGASGWVRRTVG; from the coding sequence GTGATCAACGTTACCGAGCGCCGGGAAACGCTCCTCGCCGCGGCTGCCGGCGCGGCCGCGATCGCCGGGTCGTACCTCGTCGCGGGGTGGACGCCGTCGTTCGTCGTCAGGCCGGTCGACCAGACCGTCGTCAACCTGACTCCCGGACCGATCGTGACGGCGACGATCGAAACGCTCGGCGAGGCGGGCCACCTGCTCCACATCGCGCTGGCGCTCGCGGTCGCCGTCGGGCTGTTCGGGGCGGTCGCGTTCGCGGGCCTTCGGCTCGCCGCGCACACGGACCGGCGAGCAGTCGGCGCCGCGGTCGCGGGAGGGGGATCCTGGCTGCTCGCCGCCGGCCTAACGGGCGTCTCGACGGGTGCGCTGGGCGCGGCGCTCCCCGCGGCGGCCGTCGTCGGGATCGGGTGGCTACCGTCGTCCGCGACCCCGTCCGGAGGCGACACCGACGCAGTGAGGGACGCACCGGCCGTCGTCAACGCGGTACGCCGCCGGACCCTCGGGGTCGTCGCGGGGGCGCTCGGGTTCGTCGCCGCGACCGCGGTGGGCCGGCGGGCGCTCGCGTCGGAGGACGAGCCCCTTCCCGACGCCCCGCGGTCGGAGGGCGCGGCCGCGCGGCTCCGGGAACTCGACTCGGCGTCGCTGGCGGTCGAAAGCGACGGCCTCCAGGGGATGGTGACGCCGATCGGCGAGTTCTACAACGTCGACATCGCGGAGTTCGACCCGGAGGTCACCGCCGACGAGTGGTCGCTGACGTTCACCGGCGAGACCGGCTCCGAGCGGACGATCGAGTTCGACGAGCTGATCGACCGGCCTGTCGAGAACCGCGCGGTAACGCTGCGGTGCGTCGGTGAGGACCAGAACGGCCGCCGAATCGGCAACGCCGTCTGGACGGGGACGCCGATCCGGCCGCTGCTCGAATCCGTGGACCCGCAGGGCGACTGTAACTGCGCCATGCTGCGCGGCGAGGACGGCTACTACGTTCAGTTCCCGGTCGACGTGCTCGCCGAGGGGTTCCTCGTGTGGGGGATGAACGGGAAGGAGCTCCCGACGAGCCACGGCCATCCGGTCCGGGTGTTGATCCCGGGCCACTGGGGCGAGACGAACGTGAAGTGGCTCTCGGAAATCGAACTGCTGAACGTCGAAGACGACGGCTACTGGGAGGAGCGCGGCTGGGAGGGGACCGGCGAGGTGACCACCGTGGCCAAGCTCTGGGACGAGGGTGTCACGGAGCTCGGCGACGGCCGGATCGAGCTCGCCGGCCACGCCTACGCCGGGACGCCCGGCATCGAGCGCGTCGAGGTGTCGACCGACGGCGGCGACACGTGGACCGACGCCGAGCTCTCCGAGGCGCTCCCGGACGCGGACGTCTGGCGACAGTGGCGCCACGTCTTCGAGCCCGACGGCCAACACGAGGTCGTCGTCCGCGCGGTCGACGGCGAGGGGACGCGCCAGACCAGCGAGGCGTCCGGCCCGGTTCCGAGCGGCGCGTCGGGCTGGGTCCGCCGGACGGTCGGGTGA
- a CDS encoding RNA-guided endonuclease InsQ/TnpB family protein, with protein sequence MADDYVRRTAITRLSVDDEQRELLEETISEWKRGCQLATDMAWGKCNAKSDVQPLAYDDVREETDLGSQHAILATHQAAQAITGCLERRSNGKQVSKPTFTAPTITYDTRTMTLFDDDTVSLSTTDSRVRCELALPEAEDGYQRQYLDADEWSVTESTLTARDGDYFLHIGFRRPKTDTERDTAEDGTVLGVDLGIENLAVTSTARFINGRELSHNLREFEKVRAGLQQTGTRSAHRTLEQSSGRERRYVRDVVHQASNAIVDEALRYECDVIAFEDLTDIRDRTGASWGHKWAFRTLYEQVGYKAEAVGISVKQVGSAYTSQRCAECGFTADENRATRTEFRCVKCESGANADYNAAKNIGMRYVRRGQQSSRRTGDSQLALKSGTVTPSGGFTAHPDGFEAELTDKPLPQRANPSG encoded by the coding sequence GTGGCAGACGACTACGTGCGTCGGACGGCAATCACTCGTCTCTCGGTAGACGATGAGCAACGCGAGTTGCTTGAGGAAACCATCTCCGAGTGGAAGCGTGGGTGCCAACTCGCCACGGACATGGCGTGGGGAAAGTGTAACGCCAAGAGCGACGTACAACCCCTCGCTTACGACGACGTGCGCGAGGAAACCGACCTCGGGAGTCAGCACGCGATTCTCGCCACCCACCAAGCCGCCCAAGCCATCACCGGCTGTCTCGAACGCCGCTCGAACGGTAAACAGGTCAGCAAGCCCACGTTCACCGCACCCACGATAACGTACGACACTCGAACGATGACGCTGTTCGATGACGATACAGTGTCGCTCTCCACGACGGACAGTCGCGTCCGATGTGAACTTGCGCTCCCTGAAGCCGAGGATGGCTACCAACGGCAGTACCTCGACGCCGATGAGTGGAGCGTCACAGAAAGCACACTCACCGCTCGTGATGGCGACTACTTTCTACACATCGGCTTCCGCCGACCCAAGACCGACACCGAGCGAGACACCGCCGAGGACGGAACGGTTCTCGGGGTCGATCTCGGTATTGAAAACCTCGCCGTCACCAGCACAGCACGATTCATCAACGGGCGAGAACTCTCACACAACCTCCGCGAGTTCGAGAAAGTCCGTGCGGGACTCCAACAGACAGGCACGCGAAGCGCCCACAGAACGCTCGAACAATCAAGTGGACGCGAACGACGATACGTTCGTGACGTGGTTCACCAAGCGTCGAACGCGATTGTGGATGAGGCACTTCGATACGAGTGCGACGTGATCGCGTTCGAGGACTTGACTGACATCCGCGACCGAACGGGTGCGTCGTGGGGGCACAAGTGGGCGTTCCGAACGCTGTACGAGCAAGTGGGGTACAAAGCCGAAGCAGTCGGCATCTCTGTGAAGCAAGTGGGGTCGGCATACACATCGCAACGGTGCGCCGAGTGTGGATTCACGGCAGACGAGAATCGCGCGACTCGCACGGAGTTCCGGTGCGTGAAGTGTGAGTCGGGAGCGAACGCGGATTACAACGCGGCGAAGAACATCGGGATGCGGTATGTCCGTCGAGGCCAACAGTCGTCTCGGCGGACGGGCGACAGTCAACTCGCCCTCAAGTCTGGAACAGTGACGCCAAGTGGCGGATTCACCGCCCACCCGGACGGGTTCGAGGCTGAGCTCACGGACAAGCCCCTCCCTCAACGAGCGAACCCATCAGGGTGA
- a CDS encoding HalX domain-containing protein, giving the protein MSDPSILVVEDEPDIAALYAGFLEERYDVDVAETAADAIDRVDAAVDVVLLDRRLPDGSGDDVLDHIRGEGYDCRVAMVTAVEPDFDIIDMGFDLYLTKPVSRTKLLAAIDTLLTRSEYDDLVQEAAALASKRAVLSSQKPAAQREGNDAYADLVDRLEELDADIDDLGESLSTDDYRAMFRDLGEA; this is encoded by the coding sequence GTGAGCGACCCGTCGATACTCGTCGTGGAGGACGAGCCAGACATCGCGGCGCTGTACGCCGGCTTCTTAGAGGAGCGGTACGACGTCGACGTCGCCGAGACCGCGGCCGACGCGATCGACCGGGTCGACGCCGCCGTCGACGTGGTGCTCCTCGACCGCCGACTCCCCGACGGGAGCGGTGACGACGTCTTAGACCACATCCGCGGGGAGGGGTACGACTGCCGCGTGGCGATGGTCACCGCGGTCGAGCCCGACTTCGACATCATCGACATGGGGTTCGACCTCTACCTCACTAAGCCGGTGAGCCGCACGAAGCTGCTCGCGGCCATCGACACCCTCCTGACCCGCAGCGAGTACGACGACCTCGTCCAAGAGGCCGCCGCGCTCGCCAGCAAGCGCGCCGTGTTGAGCTCGCAGAAGCCGGCCGCACAGCGCGAGGGTAACGACGCGTACGCCGACCTCGTCGACCGGTTAGAGGAGCTCGACGCCGACATCGACGACCTCGGTGAGTCGCTGTCGACCGACGACTACCGCGCGATGTTCCGCGACCTCGGCGAGGCCTGA